From Pseudomonas putida, one genomic window encodes:
- a CDS encoding spinster family MFS transporter gives MPTAIQANNAWRILLLLFLANLFNFFDRTIPAIIIEPIRLEWHLSDFQIGLIGTAFTLVYAIAGLPLARLADTGSRSRLMGWGLMAWSGLTAVNGMVGSFWSFLLVRMGVGIGEASYAPAANSLIGDLFPAERRARAMGIFMLGLPLGLLLAFFTIGAMVQAFGSWRAPFFIAAVPGVVLALFLFLIREPARGAAETVAVSQAPLDRPLRRVLSVPTFAWLVLAGLTFNFASYACNSFMVPMLQRYFELQLQQAAVATGVIVGVTGLVGLTLGGWVADKVHQRFANGRLMFAVLSMLVATLATAWALHAGRIELGLFVALFGVGWLFSYNFYTCVYTAIQDVVQPRLRATAMALYFAGLYLLGGGLGPVVVGGLSDHFAVAAMDAAGEVLMSEAFKAQGLHDAMYLIPVALMLTMVFLLAASRCFSRDAQRMREGMVADSEAAVGRAVQA, from the coding sequence ATGCCGACCGCCATCCAAGCGAACAACGCCTGGCGAATCCTGTTGCTGCTGTTTCTGGCCAACCTGTTCAATTTCTTCGATCGCACCATACCCGCCATCATCATCGAACCGATTCGCCTGGAGTGGCACCTGAGCGACTTCCAGATCGGCCTGATCGGCACCGCCTTCACCCTGGTCTATGCCATCGCCGGCCTGCCACTGGCACGGCTGGCCGACACCGGCTCGCGCAGCCGGCTGATGGGCTGGGGCCTGATGGCGTGGAGCGGGCTGACGGCAGTCAACGGCATGGTCGGCAGCTTCTGGAGCTTTCTGCTGGTGCGCATGGGGGTGGGCATCGGCGAAGCCAGCTATGCGCCTGCCGCCAATTCGCTGATCGGCGACCTGTTCCCTGCCGAGCGGCGGGCACGGGCGATGGGTATCTTCATGCTCGGCCTGCCGCTGGGCCTGTTGCTGGCCTTCTTCACCATTGGCGCCATGGTGCAGGCCTTCGGCAGCTGGCGCGCACCGTTCTTCATCGCCGCTGTGCCGGGTGTGGTGCTGGCGTTGTTTTTGTTCCTGATCCGCGAACCCGCACGCGGTGCGGCCGAAACCGTAGCCGTCTCCCAGGCGCCACTGGACCGGCCCCTGCGCCGCGTACTCAGCGTGCCCACCTTCGCCTGGCTGGTGCTCGCGGGCCTTACGTTCAATTTTGCGTCGTACGCCTGCAACTCGTTCATGGTGCCCATGCTGCAGCGGTACTTCGAGCTGCAACTGCAACAAGCCGCAGTGGCCACCGGGGTCATCGTCGGTGTGACCGGTCTGGTTGGCCTCACTCTGGGTGGCTGGGTGGCCGACAAGGTGCATCAGCGCTTTGCCAACGGCCGGCTGATGTTCGCCGTTTTGAGCATGCTGGTCGCCACGCTGGCCACCGCCTGGGCGCTGCATGCCGGGCGGATCGAGCTGGGCCTGTTCGTGGCGCTGTTCGGCGTGGGCTGGCTGTTTTCGTACAACTTCTACACCTGCGTGTACACGGCCATCCAGGACGTGGTGCAGCCTCGCTTGCGCGCCACGGCCATGGCGCTGTATTTCGCCGGCCTCTATCTGCTGGGCGGTGGCTTGGGGCCGGTGGTGGTCGGTGGGCTGTCGGACCATTTCGCCGTCGCCGCCATGGATGCAGCGGGGGAGGTACTAATGAGCGAGGCGTTCAAGGCCCAGGGGTTGCACGACGCGATGTACCTGATACCGGTGGCGCTGATGTTGACCATGGTGTTTCTGTTGGCCGCGTCGCGCTGTTTCAGTCGCGATGCGCAGCGCATGCGGGAGGGGATGGTGGCTGACAGCGAAGCCGCGGTGGGCCGGGCTGTTCAGGCCTGA
- a CDS encoding TonB-dependent receptor: protein MASRFPSRPAMLALCCSVTLMAQAAEPIQLDATDVNADAVKPTPGALPEAFAGGQVARGGSMGVLGNQDNMDVPFTLTSYTSKLIEDQQAEDIGDVLANDPSVRESFGFGNQSKVFVIRGLPLAGDDISFNGLYGILPRQIMSTDGVERVEVFKGPNAFLNGVSPTGTGLGGNVNLQPKRAGDVPTRRYTQDISADGRIGEHLDIGQRFGVDNRFGARLNLSQREGETAVDDQDQRTKLFVAGLDYRGDTVRISTDFGYQKQRINHLRNSVRPGTATQVPTAPDASHNYGQAWSYSESEDTFGMIRGEWDLNESWTAYLAGGARHTREHGTYGTPVLVGNSGTATLSGSDIVHGEDNTSFSAGLNGRLQTGPFSHQIAVGANTLWTQAENAYTFYRPVPGNTNIYDKVTLPKPTDGYLTGGEMGDPGVTGKTRNRSIAISDTVGMFDDRLLLTYGVRRQQLRIENYFYDGTTFNGVANPANDGSRNGPAYEKGVTTPVYGIVYKATDSISVYANRIEGLAQGPTAPANTVNAGQMFPPGRTKQLEAGIKLDKQTYGANLAVFRIEKPSDGYTEGTTYIRDGEQVNKGLELSVYGEPIEGLRLMAGGTRMASEQKKTANGTNDGNHAIGVPTFQLNASVDWDVPGVPGLALNARMLRTGGQYVDAANDLSLPTWNRFDAGARYKLKVAEKDLTLRVNVENLTDKNYWASANGGYMTQGDPRLVKFSGTIDFGSGALAPLCGLPSSSAALA, encoded by the coding sequence ATGGCGTCTCGCTTCCCATCGCGCCCAGCCATGCTGGCGCTCTGCTGTTCCGTAACGCTGATGGCGCAAGCGGCCGAGCCTATTCAGCTCGACGCCACTGACGTCAACGCCGACGCCGTCAAGCCCACCCCCGGCGCGCTGCCCGAGGCGTTCGCCGGTGGCCAGGTCGCCCGCGGCGGCAGCATGGGTGTGCTGGGCAATCAGGACAACATGGACGTCCCGTTCACCCTGACCAGCTACACCTCCAAGCTGATCGAAGACCAGCAGGCGGAGGACATCGGTGACGTGCTGGCCAACGACCCGTCCGTGCGCGAGTCGTTCGGCTTCGGCAACCAGTCGAAGGTCTTCGTGATACGCGGGCTGCCGCTGGCAGGGGATGACATCTCTTTCAACGGCCTCTACGGCATTCTGCCGCGCCAGATCATGTCCACCGACGGTGTGGAGCGTGTTGAAGTATTCAAAGGGCCCAATGCGTTTCTCAATGGTGTGAGCCCGACCGGCACTGGCCTTGGTGGTAACGTCAACTTGCAACCCAAGCGTGCTGGCGATGTTCCTACCCGCCGTTACACCCAGGACATCAGTGCTGATGGGCGCATCGGCGAGCATCTGGACATCGGCCAGCGCTTCGGCGTAGACAACCGCTTTGGCGCGCGGCTGAACCTCAGCCAGCGTGAAGGTGAAACCGCTGTTGACGATCAGGACCAGCGGACCAAGCTATTCGTTGCCGGCCTGGACTACCGCGGCGACACGGTGCGCATCTCCACCGACTTCGGTTACCAGAAGCAGCGTATCAACCACCTGCGCAACTCAGTGCGCCCAGGCACCGCCACCCAGGTGCCAACCGCACCGGATGCCAGCCACAACTACGGCCAGGCTTGGAGCTACAGCGAGTCGGAAGATACCTTCGGCATGATTCGTGGCGAATGGGACCTGAACGAGAGCTGGACCGCCTATCTGGCCGGTGGTGCGCGCCATACCCGCGAGCATGGCACCTATGGCACGCCGGTGCTGGTGGGCAATAGCGGCACGGCTACGCTCTCCGGTTCGGATATCGTCCACGGCGAAGACAACACCAGCTTCAGCGCCGGCCTCAATGGCCGCCTGCAGACCGGGCCGTTCAGCCACCAGATTGCCGTGGGCGCCAATACCCTGTGGACGCAGGCGGAAAACGCCTACACCTTTTATCGCCCAGTCCCTGGCAATACCAATATCTACGACAAGGTCACGCTGCCCAAGCCAACCGACGGCTACCTCACCGGTGGTGAGATGGGTGACCCCGGTGTGACCGGCAAGACCCGTAACCGCAGCATCGCTATTTCCGACACGGTGGGCATGTTCGATGACCGTCTGTTGCTCACTTACGGGGTGCGTCGTCAGCAACTGCGCATCGAAAACTATTTCTATGACGGTACCACTTTCAATGGCGTCGCCAACCCGGCCAATGACGGAAGCCGTAACGGTCCTGCTTATGAAAAGGGCGTGACTACGCCTGTCTATGGGATCGTGTACAAGGCCACCGACAGCATCTCGGTTTACGCCAACCGCATCGAAGGGTTGGCCCAGGGCCCGACGGCGCCGGCGAACACTGTCAATGCCGGGCAGATGTTCCCGCCTGGCCGAACCAAGCAACTTGAGGCAGGTATCAAGCTCGATAAGCAGACCTACGGCGCGAACCTGGCTGTGTTCCGCATTGAAAAACCGTCCGATGGCTATACCGAGGGTACTACCTACATTCGCGATGGCGAGCAGGTCAACAAAGGCCTGGAGCTGAGTGTCTACGGCGAACCGATCGAAGGTTTGCGCCTGATGGCCGGCGGTACCCGCATGGCGTCGGAGCAGAAAAAGACTGCCAACGGTACCAATGACGGCAACCACGCCATCGGCGTGCCGACTTTCCAGCTGAACGCCAGTGTCGACTGGGATGTGCCGGGGGTGCCAGGGTTGGCACTCAATGCCCGGATGCTGCGCACCGGCGGCCAATACGTCGATGCCGCCAACGACCTCAGCCTGCCGACCTGGAACCGTTTCGATGCCGGTGCACGCTACAAGCTGAAAGTCGCCGAGAAGGACCTGACCCTGCGGGTGAACGTGGAAAACCTTACCGACAAGAACTACTGGGCTTCAGCCAATGGTGGCTACATGACTCAGGGCGATCCGCGGTTGGTGAAGTTCTCGGGCACGATTGATTTCGGATCCGGAGCGCTTGCTCCACTGTGCGGGCTGCCTAGCTCCAGCGCTGCGCTTGCGTAG
- a CDS encoding methyl-accepting chemotaxis protein, whose product MALEVSRDTVGGASVGAAVVQQVEQTMQGMTQQLQSAGTTITALGEQSVLISSIVQTIGGIAAQTNLLALNAAIEAARAGEQGRGFAVVADEVRKLAARTSTATDEIVSVVAHNQTLASQAVGEIETSRSHATQSLQLASQAGEAIGVILQGATGVVNAVERVSQDLR is encoded by the coding sequence ATGGCGCTGGAGGTGTCGCGCGACACCGTGGGCGGCGCGTCCGTGGGCGCGGCGGTGGTGCAGCAAGTGGAGCAGACCATGCAGGGCATGACCCAACAACTGCAATCGGCCGGCACGACGATCACTGCACTGGGTGAGCAATCGGTATTGATCAGCTCGATCGTGCAGACCATCGGCGGCATCGCGGCGCAGACCAACCTGCTCGCGCTCAATGCAGCCATCGAAGCGGCCCGCGCCGGCGAGCAGGGCAGGGGCTTTGCCGTGGTAGCCGACGAAGTGCGAAAGCTGGCGGCGCGCACCAGCACCGCTACCGATGAGATCGTCTCGGTGGTGGCGCATAACCAGACCCTCGCCAGCCAGGCCGTGGGCGAAATAGAAACCAGCCGCAGTCATGCCACGCAGAGCCTGCAGCTCGCCTCGCAGGCAGGTGAGGCGATTGGCGTGATCCTGCAGGGCGCGACGGGTGTGGTGAACGCTGTAGAGCGAGTGAGTCAGGATTTGCGTTGA
- a CDS encoding ABC transporter ATP-binding protein encodes MSEQNLIEVRDLAVEFVTGEQVNRVVDGISFDIRKGETLALVGESGSGKSVTAHSILRLLPYPLARHPSGSIGYEGKDLLQQGEKAMQKIRGNRIAMIFQEPMTSLNPLHCIEKQINEILLLHKGLTGKQATARTLELLELVGIPEPRKRLKALPHELSGGQRQRVMIAMALANEPELLIADEPTTALDVTVQLKILELLKELQARLGMALLLISHDLNLVRRIAHRVCVMQRGQIVEQADCATLFSAPQHHYTQMLINAEPSGLPAQTAVGAPLLEVNDLKVWFPIKKGLLRKTVDHVKAVDGINFSLPQGQTLGIVGESGSGKSTLGLAILRLISSQGGIRFHGQALEGLNQQQVRPLRREMQVVFQDPFGSLSPRMCVADIVGEGLRIHKIGTAAEQEAAIIAALEEVGLDPRTRHRYPHEFSGGQRQRIAIARALVLKPALILLDEPTSALDRTVQRQVVELLRNLQQKYNLTYLFISHDLAVVKALSHQLMVIKHGHVVEQGEARQIFHSPQHAYTQQLLEAAFLRHDS; translated from the coding sequence ATGAGTGAACAGAACCTGATCGAAGTGCGCGACCTGGCGGTAGAGTTCGTTACCGGCGAACAGGTCAACCGTGTGGTCGATGGCATCAGCTTCGACATCCGCAAGGGCGAGACCCTGGCGCTGGTCGGCGAGAGCGGTTCGGGCAAGTCCGTTACCGCCCACTCGATTCTGCGCCTGCTGCCCTACCCGCTGGCACGCCACCCCAGTGGCAGCATTGGCTACGAAGGCAAGGACCTGCTGCAGCAAGGTGAGAAGGCCATGCAGAAGATTCGCGGCAACCGCATCGCGATGATCTTCCAGGAGCCGATGACCTCGCTGAACCCGCTGCACTGCATCGAGAAGCAGATCAACGAAATCCTGCTGCTGCACAAGGGCCTCACCGGCAAGCAAGCCACTGCGCGCACGCTGGAGCTGCTTGAACTGGTGGGCATTCCCGAGCCACGCAAACGCCTCAAGGCCCTGCCCCACGAGCTGTCCGGTGGCCAGCGGCAGCGGGTGATGATTGCCATGGCCCTGGCCAATGAGCCGGAGCTGCTGATTGCCGATGAACCCACCACTGCACTCGACGTGACCGTGCAGTTGAAGATTCTGGAACTGCTCAAGGAACTACAGGCGCGGTTGGGCATGGCATTGCTGTTGATCAGCCATGACCTGAACCTGGTCAGGCGCATCGCCCACCGAGTTTGCGTGATGCAGCGCGGGCAGATTGTCGAGCAGGCCGATTGCGCAACGCTGTTCAGCGCGCCGCAGCACCACTACACGCAGATGCTGATCAATGCAGAGCCCAGCGGGTTGCCGGCGCAAACCGCAGTGGGTGCGCCACTGCTGGAAGTGAACGACCTGAAGGTATGGTTCCCGATCAAGAAAGGCTTGCTGCGCAAGACGGTCGACCACGTGAAGGCCGTGGACGGGATCAACTTCAGCCTGCCCCAGGGGCAGACCCTGGGGATCGTGGGTGAGTCCGGATCGGGCAAGTCGACGCTTGGGCTGGCGATCTTGCGCTTGATTTCCAGCCAAGGGGGCATCCGCTTCCACGGCCAGGCACTGGAAGGCTTGAACCAGCAGCAGGTGCGGCCACTGCGACGCGAGATGCAAGTGGTGTTTCAGGACCCCTTTGGTAGCCTGAGCCCACGTATGTGTGTGGCGGACATCGTTGGCGAGGGGCTGCGGATTCACAAGATTGGTACAGCCGCGGAACAGGAAGCGGCGATTATCGCGGCGCTGGAAGAAGTCGGCCTGGACCCTCGCACCCGCCATCGCTACCCGCATGAGTTTTCGGGCGGGCAACGTCAACGTATCGCCATCGCCCGCGCGCTGGTGCTCAAGCCGGCGTTGATTCTGCTGGATGAACCGACCTCTGCGCTGGACCGTACGGTGCAGCGGCAGGTGGTGGAATTGCTGCGCAACCTGCAGCAGAAGTACAACCTCACCTACCTGTTCATCAGCCATGACCTTGCCGTGGTCAAAGCGTTGAGCCACCAACTGATGGTGATCAAGCATGGGCATGTTGTGGAACAGGGCGAGGCCCGGCAGATCTTCCATTCACCCCAGCACGCTTATACGCAGCAACTGTTGGAGGCAGCGTTTTTGCGCCACGACAGCTGA